Proteins found in one Streptomyces sp. CB09001 genomic segment:
- the dnaJ gene encoding molecular chaperone DnaJ — protein sequence MATDYYAVLGVRRDASQDEIKKAFRRLARELHPDVNPDPKTQERFKEINAAYEVLSDPQKKQVYDLGGDPLSQAAGGGAGGFGAGGFGNFSDIMDAFFGTASQRGPRSRTRRGQDAMIRIEVELDEAAFGTTKDIQVDTAVVCNTCNGEGAAPGTSAQTCDMCRGRGEVSQVTRSFLGQVMTSRPCPQCQGFGTVVPTPCPECAGDGRVRSRRTLTVKIPAGVDNGTRIQLAGEGEVGPGGGPAGDLYVEIHELPHSTFQRRGDDLHCTVTIPMTAAALGTKVPLETLDGMEEVDIRPGTQSGQSIPKHGRGVTHLRGGGRGDLIVHVEVTTPGKLDPEQERLLRELAKLRGEERPTGQFQPGQQGLFSRLKDAFNGR from the coding sequence GTGGCCACGGACTACTACGCCGTACTCGGCGTGCGCCGCGACGCTTCCCAGGACGAGATCAAGAAGGCGTTCCGGAGGCTCGCCCGCGAGCTGCACCCGGACGTCAACCCCGATCCGAAGACCCAGGAGCGGTTCAAGGAGATCAACGCCGCCTACGAGGTGTTGTCGGACCCGCAGAAGAAGCAGGTCTACGACCTCGGCGGCGACCCCCTCTCGCAGGCCGCCGGCGGCGGCGCGGGCGGCTTCGGCGCGGGTGGCTTCGGGAACTTCTCGGACATCATGGACGCGTTCTTCGGCACGGCGTCGCAGCGCGGGCCGCGCTCGCGCACCCGCCGCGGCCAGGACGCGATGATCCGCATCGAGGTCGAGCTGGACGAGGCCGCGTTCGGTACGACCAAGGACATCCAGGTCGACACGGCCGTGGTCTGCAACACCTGCAACGGCGAGGGCGCCGCGCCCGGCACGTCGGCCCAGACGTGCGACATGTGCCGCGGCCGCGGTGAGGTCTCGCAGGTCACCCGGTCCTTCCTGGGCCAGGTCATGACCTCCCGCCCCTGCCCGCAGTGCCAGGGCTTCGGCACCGTGGTCCCGACTCCGTGCCCCGAGTGCGCGGGCGACGGCCGGGTCCGCTCGCGGCGCACCCTGACGGTGAAGATCCCGGCCGGTGTCGACAACGGCACCCGGATCCAGCTCGCGGGCGAGGGCGAGGTCGGCCCCGGCGGCGGCCCCGCCGGCGACCTGTACGTCGAGATCCACGAGCTGCCCCACTCGACCTTCCAGCGCCGCGGCGACGACCTGCACTGCACGGTCACCATCCCCATGACGGCGGCGGCCCTCGGCACGAAGGTGCCGCTGGAGACCCTCGACGGCATGGAGGAGGTCGACATCCGCCCGGGCACCCAGTCCGGCCAGTCGATCCCGAAGCACGGCCGGGGCGTCACCCACCTGCGCGGCGGCGGCCGCGGCGACCTCATCGTGCACGTCGAGGTCACCACCCCGGGCAAGCTCGACCCCGAACAGGAACGCCTCCTGCGCGAGCTGGCCAAGCTCCGCGGCGAGGAACGCCCGACGGGGCAGTTCCAACCGGGGCAGCAGGGGTTGTTCTCGCGGCTGAAGGATGCTTTCAACGGGCGCTGA
- the hrcA gene encoding heat-inducible transcriptional repressor HrcA — translation MLSERRLKVLRAIVQDYVGTEEPVGSKALTERHNLGVSPATVRNDMAALEDEGFIAQPHTSAGRIPTDKGYRLFVDKLAGVKPMTAPERRAIQNFLEGAVDLDDVVARTVRLLAQLTRQVAVVQYPSLTRSTVRHVELLALAPARLMLVLITDTGRVEQRMVDCPAPFGEASLADLRARLNSRVAGRRFTDVPALVEDLAEPFEAEDRGTVSTVLSTLLETLVEENEERLMIGGTANLTRFGHDFPLVIRPVLEALEEQVVLLKLLGEAKDPGVTVRIGHENAHEGLNSTSVVSVGYGSGGEAVAKLGVVGPTRMDYPGTMGAVRAVARYVGQILAES, via the coding sequence ATGCTCAGTGAACGCAGGCTGAAGGTGCTGCGCGCCATCGTCCAGGACTACGTCGGCACCGAGGAACCGGTCGGCTCCAAGGCCCTCACCGAACGGCACAACCTCGGTGTCTCCCCGGCCACCGTGCGCAACGACATGGCGGCCCTGGAGGACGAGGGGTTCATCGCACAGCCGCACACCAGCGCCGGGCGCATCCCGACCGACAAGGGCTACCGGCTCTTCGTCGACAAGCTGGCGGGCGTCAAGCCGATGACCGCGCCCGAGCGGCGTGCCATCCAGAACTTCCTGGAGGGCGCCGTCGACCTCGACGACGTCGTGGCCCGCACGGTGCGGCTGCTGGCGCAGCTCACCCGGCAGGTCGCCGTCGTGCAGTATCCGTCGCTGACGCGCTCGACCGTGCGGCACGTGGAGCTGCTCGCGCTCGCGCCCGCGCGCCTGATGCTCGTGCTGATCACGGACACCGGCCGGGTCGAGCAGCGGATGGTCGACTGCCCGGCGCCGTTCGGCGAGGCGTCGCTGGCCGATCTGCGGGCGCGGCTCAACAGCCGGGTCGCGGGGCGCCGTTTCACGGATGTGCCGGCTCTGGTGGAAGATCTGGCGGAGCCCTTCGAGGCCGAGGATCGCGGTACGGTCTCCACCGTGCTCTCCACTCTCCTGGAGACGCTGGTCGAGGAGAACGAGGAGCGGCTGATGATCGGCGGCACCGCCAATCTGACCCGCTTCGGGCACGACTTCCCCTTGGTGATCCGGCCGGTGCTGGAGGCGCTGGAGGAGCAGGTCGTGCTCCTCAAGCTGCTCGGCGAGGCGAAGGATCCGGGCGTGACCGTACGGATCGGTCACGAGAACGCCCACGAGGGACTCAACTCAACGTCCGTCGTGTCGGTCGGCTACGGTTCGGGCGGCGAGGCGGTTGCCAAGCTCGGCGTGGTCGGACCGACCCGCATGGACTACCCGGGAACGATGGGAGCGGTACGCGCAGTGGCACGGTACGTCGGACAGATCCTGGCGGAGTCGTAG
- a CDS encoding MBL fold metallo-hydrolase, translating to MTVTWEELGWERLADGVGRCRLPGWDCTAGLVLGADAVLMVDAGSSLAEGARLREGARRLAGRRVTHLALTHPHFDHVFGAAAFADAEVYGAYGAAGTGALFAPGGQGREALRADAVAEGLDARAARAAAEALGPVRHEVRGERGLDLGGGRQVLLADVGPGHTGHDLAVLVPGSPDVLFCGDLVEESGEPQAGPDAVPSRWPAALDRLLAVGGDDALYVPGHGAVVDARFVRAQRDALAARFGVSR from the coding sequence GTGACGGTGACTTGGGAAGAGCTGGGCTGGGAGCGGCTGGCGGACGGGGTGGGGCGGTGCCGGCTGCCGGGGTGGGACTGCACGGCGGGGCTGGTGCTCGGTGCGGACGCGGTCCTGATGGTGGACGCGGGGTCGAGCCTGGCCGAGGGCGCCCGGTTGCGTGAGGGGGCGCGGCGGCTCGCCGGCCGCCGTGTGACACATCTCGCGCTGACCCACCCGCATTTCGACCACGTCTTCGGCGCTGCGGCGTTCGCGGACGCGGAGGTGTACGGCGCGTACGGGGCGGCGGGCACGGGCGCGCTGTTCGCGCCGGGCGGACAGGGGCGGGAGGCGCTGCGCGCGGACGCGGTGGCGGAGGGGCTGGACGCGCGGGCGGCGCGGGCGGCGGCCGAGGCGCTCGGGCCCGTCCGGCACGAGGTGCGGGGTGAGCGCGGGCTGGACCTGGGCGGTGGACGGCAGGTCCTGCTGGCCGACGTGGGCCCGGGGCACACCGGTCACGACCTGGCGGTGCTGGTGCCGGGCTCCCCGGACGTCCTGTTCTGCGGGGACCTGGTGGAGGAGTCCGGCGAGCCGCAGGCGGGGCCCGACGCCGTACCGTCGCGCTGGCCGGCCGCGCTGGACCGGCTGCTGGCGGTGGGCGGAGACGACGCGCTGTACGTCCCCGGTCACGGAGCGGTGGTGGACGCGAGGTTCGTCCGGGCCCAACGGGACGCGCTGGCCGCCCGGTTCGGCGTGTCGCGTTGA
- a CDS encoding DUF3097 domain-containing protein, protein MRQYSADLTPPWKKSQPVPEVPADPGLVVEEPGTGFCGAVIRCEAGTVTLEDRFGKHRVFPLEPRGFLLEGRVVTLVRPPSPGPARSAPARTASGSVAVPGARARVARAGRIYVEGRHDAELVEKVWGDDLRIEGVVVEYLGGVDDLPSIVADFAPGPDARLGVLVDHLVPGSKEWRIAEAVTSEHALVVGHPYIDIWEAVKPSSVGIEGWPRVPHGQDWKTGVCRALGWPSENTGAVWQAILAGVGSYKDLEPELLGRVEELIDFVTGGDEA, encoded by the coding sequence ATGCGCCAGTACTCCGCCGACCTGACCCCTCCGTGGAAGAAATCGCAGCCCGTTCCCGAGGTGCCCGCCGATCCCGGCCTGGTGGTCGAGGAGCCCGGCACCGGGTTCTGCGGCGCCGTGATCCGCTGCGAGGCGGGCACGGTGACCCTGGAGGACCGCTTCGGCAAGCACCGCGTCTTCCCGCTGGAACCGCGCGGCTTCCTCCTTGAGGGCCGCGTGGTGACGCTGGTCAGGCCGCCCTCCCCCGGCCCGGCACGGTCCGCTCCCGCCCGTACGGCGTCCGGGTCCGTCGCCGTCCCCGGCGCACGCGCGCGGGTGGCGCGCGCCGGGCGCATCTACGTCGAGGGGCGGCACGACGCCGAGCTGGTCGAGAAGGTCTGGGGCGACGACCTGCGCATCGAGGGCGTCGTCGTGGAGTACCTGGGCGGCGTGGACGACCTTCCGTCGATCGTCGCCGACTTCGCCCCGGGACCGGACGCGCGGCTGGGCGTCCTGGTGGACCACCTGGTGCCGGGTTCGAAGGAGTGGCGCATCGCGGAGGCGGTGACCAGCGAGCACGCGCTGGTCGTGGGCCACCCGTACATCGACATCTGGGAGGCGGTGAAGCCGTCGTCGGTGGGGATCGAGGGCTGGCCACGCGTCCCCCATGGTCAGGACTGGAAGACCGGGGTGTGCCGCGCGCTGGGGTGGCCGTCGGAGAACACGGGGGCGGTGTGGCAGGCGATCCTGGCCGGGGTGGGGTCCTACAAGGACCTGGAGCCGGAGTTGCTGGGGAGGGTGGAGGAGTTGATCGACTTCGTTACGGGCGGTGATGAGGCTTGA
- a CDS encoding Uma2 family endonuclease — MTAVDERGVAEFFAGFEPPEGLKVELLRGEIVMMASPDLVHNRIVTSLMDQIPHRRWERLQTQDVDVVDEASEPVPDLVVMEVGVGPDSGRLLPSQMITMVVEVVSKTSVDRDYGVKRLIYAAGEVPAYLIVDPVMAQCVLYSEPVGRGEGADYQVQRITQFGTPLPLELLDVELDTTEFGTYKGVKPHHRP, encoded by the coding sequence ATGACAGCTGTGGACGAACGTGGAGTCGCGGAGTTCTTCGCGGGGTTCGAGCCACCCGAGGGGCTCAAGGTGGAGCTTCTCCGGGGGGAAATCGTGATGATGGCCAGCCCTGATCTGGTGCACAACCGGATCGTCACTTCGCTGATGGATCAGATTCCGCACCGGCGGTGGGAACGGCTCCAGACCCAGGACGTCGATGTTGTCGACGAGGCCAGTGAGCCTGTGCCCGACCTGGTGGTCATGGAAGTCGGTGTTGGCCCGGACTCAGGGCGTCTTCTGCCGTCACAGATGATCACGATGGTCGTGGAAGTGGTCTCGAAGACCAGCGTCGACCGGGACTATGGCGTCAAACGCTTGATCTATGCTGCGGGCGAAGTGCCCGCCTACCTGATCGTCGACCCCGTCATGGCCCAGTGCGTTCTGTACTCGGAGCCGGTCGGACGAGGTGAGGGGGCTGACTACCAGGTGCAGCGGATCACTCAGTTCGGGACACCGCTGCCGCTGGAACTGTTGGACGTTGAGCTGGATACCACCGAGTTCGGCACTTACAAAGGCGTCAAGCCTCATCACCGCCCGTAA